A section of the Ranitomeya imitator isolate aRanImi1 chromosome 7, aRanImi1.pri, whole genome shotgun sequence genome encodes:
- the TMEM11 gene encoding transmembrane protein 11, mitochondrial, translated as MATWGRRRAGLGGRDRAPFSTSEWYIVHEIYNGENAQDQFEYELEQALEAQYKYIVIEPTRIGDETARWITVGNCLHKTAVLSGTFCLLTPLVLPSEYSPYLSLPAGILSLACSTLYGISWQFDPCCKYQVEYDAYKLSRLPLHTLTSSTPVVLVRKDDVHRKRLHNTIALAALAYCVKKLYEIYVV; from the exons ATGGCCACTTGGGGAAGGAGGCGCGCTGGGCTGGGAGGCAGAGATAG GGCGCCCTTTTCCACGAGTGAGTGGTACATCGTTCATGAGATTTACAATGGTGAAAATGCCCAGGACCAGTTTGAGTATGAACTGGAACAAGCCCTTGAAGCCCAGTACAAGTACATAGTAATCGAACCAACCCGAATTGGAGATGAAACTGCCCGCTGGATCACCGTGGGAAACTGCCTGCACAAGACAGCAGTGCTTTCTGGTACATTCTGCCTTCTTACCCCCTTAGTTTTGCCTTCAGAGTATTCACCCTACTTGTCTCTGCCAGCTGGTATCCTGAGCCTGGCCTGCTCTACTCTTTATGGAATCTCCTGGCAGTTTGATCCTTGCTGCAAATACCAGGTGGAGTATGATGCCTATAAGTTATCAAGACTGCCACTACACACTCTTACCTCCTCGACGCCAGTGGTGCTTGTAAGAAAGGACGACGTCCACAGAAAGAGACTACATAACACGATAGCTCTTGCTGCACTGGCATATTGTGTCAAGAAGCTGTACGAGATTTACGTTGTATGA